DNA sequence from the Brevundimonas sp. NIBR10 genome:
AAGGCATTCTTCTTCTGCGGCCGGTTGATGGTGACGAAGACGACGCCGTCGCTCGTCGATTCGATCTGGACCAGGTCGTCGTTGGCGTCCGGCGCGGCACCGGGCACCAGGGGCTGGGCGATGCTGTTGACCACGGCGGCCTCGGCGTCGGTGATGTCCAGCGCATTCAGATCGGCTTCGGACGGGGTATCGGTCATGGTGGAACTCCTGGTTCGCGACACGGATAGTCCCCGCGCCGCGCCGTTGCTAGAGACGGCTCATACAGGAGAACGCGCGATGAGCCTGACCGGCGCCTACGACCCCGCAAACATCTTCGCCCGCATCCTCAAGGGCGAGATTCCCGCCGTGAAGGTCTGGGAGGACGACGACGTCCTCGCCTTCATGGATGTCTTTCCGCAATCCGAGGGTCATGTTCTGGTGATCTCCAAGACCTCGCGGGCCCGAAACCTGCTGGAGGTCGAGCCCGAGGTGCTGGCGACGTTGGCCGCCGCAACCCAGCGCACCGCCCGCGCCGTGGCGAAGGCCCTGTCGCCCGAGGGCTTCAGCATCATGCAGTTCAACGGCGAGGCCGGCGGCCAGACCGTGTTCCACCTGCATTTCCACATCATCCCGCGCTGGGCCGATCGCCCGCTCAAGGGCCACGGCCACGCTCCCATGGCCGACGCCGACGTGTTGAGATCGCTGGCGGAACGGATCGCTGCCGCTCTCGACTAGAGCGGGCCCCGGAAGATGAACCAGGCCCCGCCGATGATCAGGGCGAACCCCACGGCGTGGTTCAGCGTGAGCTTCTCGCCCAGGAAGGTCACGGAGAAGACCGCGAACACGATCAGGGTGATCACCTCCTGCATCGTCTTCAGCTCAGCCGTCGAATAGACCTGATGGCCGATCCGGTTGGCCGGCACCGCCAGGCAGTACTCGAACAGAGCGATGCCCCAGCTGACGATCACCACGATCCACAGCGGCCTGGACCCAAACTTCAGATGGCCGTACCAGGCCGCCGTCATGAAGACGTTGGAGGCGACCAGCATCAGGATCGGCGCGAGATAGGGGAAGGACAGCTTCATGCGCGGCAATGTGCTTGCCCGCGACCGATTGTGCCAGCATAAGGCCGCGATCCGACGCCCAAAAGGGCGACCGTGGGCCGGCTTAGCTCAGTTGGTAGAGCGCCAGTTTTGTAAACTGGATGTCGCGGGTTCGATTCCTGCAGCCGGCACCATTTCTTGTTTCCCCAAAGAAATGCGTCAATCCAGCGGGCGTCTGTCGTTGACGGCTTGGTCCGGGTGTGGCGAAACCATTCTGACGTCTCCGGCAAAGCTCCCCCATGCCCGCCAGCACGACCAACAAACTGGGCCACCGCATCGGCGCGCGGGGCGGCCGGACGCGCCAGGCGATCCTCGACGCCACCCGTTCATTGCTGGACGGCCGTCATCTGGGAGAGATCCGGGTCGCCGACGTCGCCGCCGCCGCCGGTGTTTCTCCATCCAACTTCTACACCTATTTCAAGACGGTGGAGGAGCCGGTTCTGGCCCTGTGCGAGATCGCGGGGGCCGAGTTCCAGCCCCTGGCGCGTTACCTCGACAGTGACTGGTCGGGCGATCGGGCCTTCACCGCCGCCCGCGCCTATGTGGTCGATGTGCTTATGTTCTGGCGCGAACACGGTCCCGTCCTGCGCATCGAGCACATGCTGGCCGACAAGGGTGAGCCGGGCTTCGTCGAGACCCGCGTGAAACGCCTGCGTCGCTCCCACCTCGCCTTCGAGCGCCGCATCGCCCAGGCTCATGCCACCGGTTATCACGACAAGGGGCTGGACCCGCGCCTGACCTCCTACGAGGTCGCCAACCTGGTCGAGTCGATGGCGGCGGGTTTCGACCTGCTACGACGGGGCGATACGCCCGCCGAGACCATCCTCGACACGACGGCCCATATCGTCGTCAAGCTGGTCACCGGACGCTGATCCGCCACAGGGCTTACGGCGAATTCACGCAGAACCGCTGTCACCGAAGCCACACCGCCCCTATCTTGATGCCGACGCCGCATCGGCGCCGTGGAGACGACCGCCTTGATCCGCCTGATCCTCAACCTGTTGTGGCTCTTTTTCGGAGGCTGGATCAGCGGCCTGCTGTGGCTGCTGGGCGGCGCAATCCTGGCCCTGACCGTCGTCGGCCTGCCGTGGAGCTTCGCCGCATGGCGGATCGCCAGCTATTCCTTCTGGCCGTTCGGTCGCGAAGTCGTCTGGGCTGGTGAGCCGGCGGGCAAGGACATCGGTTGCTTCGGCGTCGGCCTGAACGTCATCTGGTTCATCTTCGCCGGCTGGTACATCGCCCTGTCGCACCTGATCATCGCGTTCGCCGAGGCCATCACCGTCATCGGCATCCCCTTCGCGCTGAAGGACCTGGAACTGGCCAAGCTGGCGCTGGCCCCCGTCGGCGCGACGATCCGGGACAAGCCTTGATCAGAAGCCTGTGAAAAGCCGGTCGAGGGCCCGACGGATGTCGTCCTCGTGAGCGAGGAGAGCCGACACGTCTCTTCAAGGAGCGCCCCTGAATGCCGGCCAGTTCGGTGAGAACGACGACGAGCCGTTGGTCGTCAAACGTGACAGGAAGTTCAAGCCCTGGAACGACCACGGCGCTGTCATTGACCAGTGGAGCCACGACCGCGTCATCGAAACCGACGATCAAGTGGGACGACACGACAATGACGTAGGGTGCGAACCGGCGCGCCTCCGCTGACGGATTCTCATAGACGTCGAACTGCCGCACTCACCACGTCCGGAGATAGTCGGACAGCACGCCACGCTCGGCGATGCGGCGGTTGTGATCCTTGATCGCCTCTGCATTTTCCTCGGCCCAGCGCTTCGCCCTTCCCTCGGCCCCTGCGGGATCGACCTTCTGCAGGTGAAGTCTCAGCGCACGCTCGTCCATCCCGGCAATCGAAATTCCAAGGCGCTTGGCCTGCTCGACCAGCTCCGGATCGATCCCGATGTTCAGTTCGACCTTGCCCATGGCAACGAGGCTAACCGCAAACGCCCGCACTGCCAAACTCACCCCGGCGAGATCATCTTCTCCGGTCGCACGGCTTCGTCGAACTCCGCGTCCGTCAGGTAGCCACCGCCGACGGCTTCCTGGCGCAGGGTGGTGCCGTTCTTGTGCGCGGTCTTGGCGATCTTGGCGCAGGCGTCGTAGCCCAGCTTGCCGTTCAGGGCCGTGACCAGCATCAGGGAGTTGTTCAGGCCGCGCTCGATATTGTCGATGCGGGGCTCGATGCCGACGACGCAGTTCTCGGTGAAGCTGACCGCCGCATCGGCCACCAGCCGCACCGACTGCAGGAAATTATAGGCCATCACCGGGTTGAAGACGTTCAGCTCGAAATGCCCCTGCGAGCCCGCGAACGTCAGTGCGGCGTTGTTACCGAACACCTGGACGCAGACCTGGGTCAGGGCTTCGCACTGGGTCGGATTGACCTTGCCCGGCATGATCGATGAACCCGGCTCGTTCTCCGGCAGGGCCAGTTCGCCCAGGCCCGAACGGGGACCGGAGCCCAGGAAGCGGATGTCGTTGGCGATTTTGAACAGGGACGCGGCGACCGTGTTGATGGCCCCGTGGCTGAACACCATGGCATCGTGGGCGGCCAGCGCCTCGAACTTGTTCGGAGCCGTCGTGAACTTCAGGCCGGTGATGGCGGCGATGCGGTCCGACACGCCTTCCGCGAACCCGATCGGCGCGTTCAGGCCGGTGCCGACGGCCGTGCCGCCCTGGGCCAGCTGCATCAGGTCAGGCAGGGTCGCCTCGATCCGCTCGATGCCCTTGGTCACCTGCTGAACGTAGCCCGAAAATTCCTGACCGAGCGTCAGGGGCGTGGCGTCCTGCGTATGCGTCCGGCCGATCTTGATGATCGATTTCCAGGCCTCGGCCTTGTCGTTCAGGGCGTTGCGGAGCTGTTGCAGGGCGGGCAGCAGACGGTGCGTCACCTCCTCGGCGCAGGCGACGTGCATCGCCGTGGGATAGGTGTCGTTGGACGACTGGCTCATGTTGACGTGGTCGTTGGGGTGGACCGGCTTCTTGGAGCCCATCTCCCCGCCCAGCATCTCGATGGCGCGGTTACTGATGACCTCGTTGGCGTTCATGTTGGACTGGGTGCCCGAGCCGGTCTGCCAGACGACCAGAGGGAAGTGGTCGTCCAGCTTGCCCTCGATCACCTCGTCGGCGGCGCGCACGATGGCGTTGCCGATGGTGGGGTCCAACCGACCCAGCGCCATGTTGGTCTCGGCGGCGGCGCGCTTGACGATGCCCAGCGCCCGCACGATCGGCAGGGGCTGCTTTTCCCAGCCGATCTTGAAATTGCCCAGCGACCGCTGCGCCTGGGCACCCCAGTATCGGTCGGCAGCGACCTCGATCGGGCCGAAGGTGTCGGTTTCTGTGCGGTGCGTCGTCATGAATCGATGGCCTGAAGGCGTGGCGGAGGGATGCGCGGCGGTGTAGCACCTGAGCGGCAGGGAGCAAGGCGAGGCGATGTCGATCACAGGTCTGATGTTGGCTGGGGCCGTGGCGGTTCAGAGCTTCCCCGTCTTCTATCAGCCGCGCGTGACCCTCAGGACCGAGTACGGCAGCATCACCGTCTCGCTGGACGCGATCAACGCCCCCGTCACGACCTGCAACTTCCT
Encoded proteins:
- a CDS encoding type II toxin-antitoxin system CcdA family antitoxin — encoded protein: MGKVELNIGIDPELVEQAKRLGISIAGMDERALRLHLQKVDPAGAEGRAKRWAEENAEAIKDHNRRIAERGVLSDYLRTW
- a CDS encoding YccF domain-containing protein; protein product: MIRLILNLLWLFFGGWISGLLWLLGGAILALTVVGLPWSFAAWRIASYSFWPFGREVVWAGEPAGKDIGCFGVGLNVIWFIFAGWYIALSHLIIAFAEAITVIGIPFALKDLELAKLALAPVGATIRDKP
- the fumC gene encoding class II fumarate hydratase translates to MTTHRTETDTFGPIEVAADRYWGAQAQRSLGNFKIGWEKQPLPIVRALGIVKRAAAETNMALGRLDPTIGNAIVRAADEVIEGKLDDHFPLVVWQTGSGTQSNMNANEVISNRAIEMLGGEMGSKKPVHPNDHVNMSQSSNDTYPTAMHVACAEEVTHRLLPALQQLRNALNDKAEAWKSIIKIGRTHTQDATPLTLGQEFSGYVQQVTKGIERIEATLPDLMQLAQGGTAVGTGLNAPIGFAEGVSDRIAAITGLKFTTAPNKFEALAAHDAMVFSHGAINTVAASLFKIANDIRFLGSGPRSGLGELALPENEPGSSIMPGKVNPTQCEALTQVCVQVFGNNAALTFAGSQGHFELNVFNPVMAYNFLQSVRLVADAAVSFTENCVVGIEPRIDNIERGLNNSLMLVTALNGKLGYDACAKIAKTAHKNGTTLRQEAVGGGYLTDAEFDEAVRPEKMISPG
- a CDS encoding TetR family transcriptional regulator — encoded protein: MPASTTNKLGHRIGARGGRTRQAILDATRSLLDGRHLGEIRVADVAAAAGVSPSNFYTYFKTVEEPVLALCEIAGAEFQPLARYLDSDWSGDRAFTAARAYVVDVLMFWREHGPVLRIEHMLADKGEPGFVETRVKRLRRSHLAFERRIAQAHATGYHDKGLDPRLTSYEVANLVESMAAGFDLLRRGDTPAETILDTTAHIVVKLVTGR
- a CDS encoding DMT family protein; the encoded protein is MKLSFPYLAPILMLVASNVFMTAAWYGHLKFGSRPLWIVVIVSWGIALFEYCLAVPANRIGHQVYSTAELKTMQEVITLIVFAVFSVTFLGEKLTLNHAVGFALIIGGAWFIFRGPL
- a CDS encoding HIT family protein, with the translated sequence MSLTGAYDPANIFARILKGEIPAVKVWEDDDVLAFMDVFPQSEGHVLVISKTSRARNLLEVEPEVLATLAAATQRTARAVAKALSPEGFSIMQFNGEAGGQTVFHLHFHIIPRWADRPLKGHGHAPMADADVLRSLAERIAAALD